The following proteins are co-located in the Blattabacterium sp. (Blatta orientalis) str. Tarazona genome:
- a CDS encoding 3-oxoacyl-ACP synthase III family protein — translation MIRSIITGTGHYFPEKVIKSNHFLKHTFYNKKGLKIDKSNEDIIKKFQKITEIKERRYVNNTLFNSDMATIAAKRALVNSKIYKEKIDYIISAHNYGDIHPISFQSDLVPSIAARVKNKLQIRNKKCRPYDMIFGCPGWIEGMILADQLLRSKYAKNILITSSETLSKVIDPHDRNAMIFSDGAGAAVLSAIEIKGGNHGILYYDSQCDNNEELHYLTNGPSLNPNYKKSLVNIRMNGRRIYEYALTEVPNMLKSILDRANLHLKDIKKILIHQANAKMDYAILKRLLKLYDYSSFNKDFCKNLMPMTIQKLGNSSVATVPTLLDLILQGKMPPHEIQPGDTIMMASLGAGMNINGMIYRFPTKKLLL, via the coding sequence ATGATTCGATCAATCATTACAGGGACTGGGCATTATTTTCCAGAAAAGGTTATAAAAAGTAATCATTTTTTAAAACATACGTTTTACAATAAGAAGGGGTTAAAAATTGATAAATCAAATGAAGATATTATTAAAAAGTTTCAAAAAATTACAGAGATCAAAGAAAGAAGATATGTAAATAACACTTTATTTAATTCTGATATGGCCACTATAGCTGCAAAAAGAGCTTTAGTTAATTCAAAAATTTATAAAGAAAAAATAGATTACATTATATCTGCCCATAATTATGGAGATATACATCCTATTTCTTTTCAATCTGATTTAGTGCCTTCTATAGCTGCTAGAGTAAAAAATAAACTTCAAATAAGAAATAAGAAATGTCGTCCCTATGATATGATTTTTGGTTGTCCAGGATGGATAGAAGGAATGATATTAGCTGATCAATTATTAAGATCTAAATACGCAAAAAATATACTGATTACTAGTTCTGAAACCTTATCTAAAGTAATAGACCCACATGATAGAAATGCTATGATTTTTTCAGATGGAGCGGGGGCAGCCGTTTTGTCTGCTATTGAAATAAAAGGAGGAAATCACGGAATTCTTTATTATGACTCTCAGTGCGATAATAATGAGGAATTACATTATTTGACTAATGGACCTTCTTTAAACCCTAACTATAAAAAATCTTTAGTAAATATTAGAATGAATGGAAGACGGATCTATGAATATGCATTGACAGAAGTTCCAAATATGCTAAAAAGTATATTAGATCGTGCAAATTTACATCTTAAGGATATAAAAAAAATTCTTATTCATCAAGCTAATGCAAAAATGGATTATGCCATCTTAAAAAGATTATTGAAATTATATGATTATTCATCTTTTAACAAAGATTTTTGTAAAAATTTAATGCCTATGACTATTCAAAAATTAGGAAATTCTTCTGTAGCCACGGTCCCAACTTTGTTAGATTTGATTCTTCAAGGAAAAATGCCTCCTCATGAAATTCAACCTGGAGATACCATCATGATGGCTTCGTTAGGGGCAGGAATGAATATAAATGGGATGATTTATCGTTTTCCTACAAAAAAATTATTATTATGA
- a CDS encoding type B 50S ribosomal protein L31, whose product MKKKIHPENYRPVVFKDINNEKMFICRSTVKTKETIQIDGSSYPLYKMEISSYSHPFFTGEKRFLGRTGPAERFKKKYEKYKKIG is encoded by the coding sequence ATGAAAAAAAAAATACATCCTGAAAATTATCGACCTGTAGTCTTTAAAGATATTAATAATGAAAAAATGTTCATTTGTAGATCTACAGTGAAAACTAAAGAGACTATTCAAATAGATGGATCTAGCTATCCACTATATAAAATGGAAATCTCTAGCTATTCCCATCCTTTTTTTACTGGAGAAAAGAGATTTTTAGGAAGAACAGGACCAGCAGAAAGATTTAAGAAAAAATATGAAAAATATAAAAAAATTGGATAA